One Micromonospora sp. WMMD812 genomic window carries:
- a CDS encoding RNA polymerase sigma-70 factor: MTDSGTGQEPAGTGDLEEAAAVFTNVRPRLFGIAYRMLSSATEAEDLVQEVWLRWQTCDRSVVVNPAAFLATTTTRLAINALQSARVRRETYIGPWLPEPVDTSADPYLGAERGAALEFAALLLMERLTPGERAAYVLREAFDYPYGQIADILQSTEPAVRQLVSRARKHVTEARRTPASASAQRELLATFLTAARSGDLGALERLFAANVTSMSDGNGRVRVSRRPVRGAARVARFMAAISSWFWDGADVRWASTNGQTSAVVSRDGTVDAVITVTASSEGIDHVLWMMNSEKITAVSAPA, translated from the coding sequence ATGACGGATTCCGGGACGGGCCAGGAGCCGGCCGGCACGGGTGATCTCGAGGAGGCCGCGGCGGTCTTCACGAACGTGCGGCCCCGCCTGTTCGGGATCGCGTATCGGATGCTCAGCAGCGCCACCGAGGCCGAGGACCTGGTACAGGAGGTCTGGCTGCGGTGGCAGACCTGTGACCGGAGCGTGGTGGTCAACCCGGCGGCGTTCCTGGCCACGACGACCACCCGGCTGGCCATCAACGCCCTTCAGTCGGCGCGGGTGCGGCGTGAGACGTACATCGGGCCGTGGCTGCCGGAACCCGTCGACACGAGCGCGGACCCGTACCTGGGGGCCGAGCGCGGTGCGGCTCTGGAGTTCGCGGCCCTGCTGCTGATGGAGAGGCTCACGCCGGGCGAACGCGCCGCGTACGTCCTGCGGGAGGCTTTCGACTACCCGTACGGGCAGATCGCCGACATCCTGCAGTCGACCGAGCCCGCGGTGCGGCAGCTGGTCAGCCGGGCGCGCAAACACGTGACGGAGGCGAGGCGTACGCCGGCCAGCGCGTCCGCGCAGCGGGAACTGCTGGCCACGTTCCTCACGGCGGCCCGCTCCGGCGACCTGGGGGCGTTGGAGCGGCTCTTCGCGGCGAACGTGACCAGCATGTCCGACGGCAATGGCAGGGTGCGCGTCTCCCGCCGGCCCGTGCGGGGAGCAGCGCGCGTGGCCAGGTTCATGGCCGCGATCTCCTCCTGGTTCTGGGACGGCGCCGACGTCCGGTGGGCGAGCACGAACGGGCAGACGTCCGCCGTGGTGTCGCGCGACGGCACCGTGGACGCCGTGATCACGGTGACCGCCTCGAGCGAGGGCATCGATCACGTGCTGTGGATGATGAACTCCGAGAAGATCACGGCCGTGTCCGCTCCGGCCTGA
- a CDS encoding helix-turn-helix transcriptional regulator — MAGSSFGLRFRGFRRSSGLTIEDLAAASGVRGRAISDMERGHSRAPQERTLAALADALDLGDGAPHHPGLTPSAAEARRRRMRDLLPGAGAWLVRGGPEPDPSSTPTRRSGFCVTSAWCRPDATGYVSVQAGPSRAGERTSKARQ, encoded by the coding sequence GTGGCTGGTTCTTCGTTCGGGCTGCGGTTTCGAGGGTTCCGGCGGTCGTCGGGGTTGACCATCGAGGATCTGGCCGCGGCGTCGGGTGTGCGTGGTCGGGCGATCAGCGACATGGAGCGGGGACACAGCCGTGCGCCGCAGGAGCGGACGTTGGCGGCGTTGGCCGACGCGCTGGACCTCGGTGACGGCGCTCCGCATCATCCCGGCCTGACGCCGTCGGCCGCTGAGGCGCGTCGACGACGAATGCGCGACCTGCTGCCGGGCGCCGGGGCGTGGCTCGTGCGCGGCGGGCCTGAACCGGACCCGTCGAGCACGCCCACACGCAGATCAGGTTTCTGCGTTACTTCCGCGTGGTGCCGGCCGGACGCCACTGGTTACGTATCTGTACAAGCCGGTCCATCCCGGGCCGGGGAACGGACAAGCAAGGCGCGTCAATGA
- a CDS encoding AfsR/SARP family transcriptional regulator, protein MTESASAVRFTILGSLGARRGDVDLELGGRQQRLVLALLLTHGGSVVGLHDLVDTIWNQDPPTSAVNIVHRYIGALRRLIEPDLPVRAVGNHLIRHAVGYQLRVDEGSLDLLRFRRLVAHARRATEPGPAVRLYTEALALWRGSCAAGLDPESRAHPAFTGIDAECAQAVRDGADTALRSGQVRLMLPALRQAAGQNPLDEALQARLVLALAADGRQAEALSTFQEVRRRLGDELGIDPSPELLDAYDRLLHQRTSAQWWGRAPSPVGTVAVGPLAHSPVDAEEAIGLVKPPPTPAQLPPDHPFFVGRADLLARAEALIEADRRHGRATVALAIDGMPGVGKTTLAIRLGHRLAAAYPDGQLYADLRGFAAQGCPMSPAEALRGLLSSLGVPRADAPTELHALAGLYRTILAGRRFLIVLDNCRDFGQVRHLLPGAPGCLAIVTSRNRLTGLITNAGAHPLPVDLPPPDETREYLARRLGAGRTAAEPAAVDDIIADSGRLPLALALVAARAATQPDTPLAEIALELAGRLDSLGGNAETSLTAAFSWSYRELSPPAARLFRLLSLHPDPDLTVESAASLADVDPATGATLLGELDTHMLTQVRSGRHRVHRLLRAYAAGLSEEEDTAHERRAAVMRLFDHFRSSAYHAHLRLDPPVPVPEPPAPGPGVTPLRFDGRDEAIAFFEAERPVLAAVVAQAGAQGAHEVAWHVTRSMTSARGSRRPDDRLDDDHAQRIRCGDPRRSRGAGPGRRSPTDALSIPGDRDRQSPPARPFDG, encoded by the coding sequence ATGACTGAGTCGGCATCGGCGGTACGGTTCACCATCCTGGGCTCGCTCGGAGCCCGGCGCGGTGACGTCGATCTCGAACTCGGTGGCCGTCAGCAGCGGCTGGTGCTCGCCCTGCTGCTGACCCACGGCGGGTCGGTGGTCGGCCTTCACGATCTGGTCGACACCATCTGGAATCAGGATCCGCCGACGAGCGCTGTCAACATCGTCCATCGCTACATCGGCGCCCTTCGCCGACTCATCGAACCCGACCTGCCGGTGCGCGCCGTCGGCAACCACCTGATCCGGCACGCGGTGGGATACCAGCTGCGGGTCGACGAGGGCTCACTCGATCTGCTGCGCTTCCGCCGGCTGGTGGCCCACGCCCGGCGGGCGACCGAACCCGGGCCGGCGGTGCGGCTCTACACCGAGGCACTGGCGCTCTGGCGCGGATCCTGCGCCGCGGGCCTGGACCCGGAATCGCGCGCCCACCCGGCCTTCACCGGGATCGACGCCGAGTGCGCACAGGCCGTGCGGGACGGCGCGGACACCGCCCTGCGTAGCGGCCAGGTGCGGCTGATGCTCCCGGCGCTACGCCAGGCGGCCGGGCAGAATCCGCTCGACGAGGCGCTGCAGGCCCGCCTCGTCCTCGCGCTGGCCGCCGACGGCCGGCAGGCCGAGGCCCTGAGCACCTTCCAGGAGGTCCGACGGCGGCTCGGCGACGAGCTCGGGATCGACCCCAGTCCCGAGCTTCTCGATGCGTACGACCGCCTGCTGCACCAACGCACCTCGGCCCAGTGGTGGGGCCGTGCGCCGTCACCGGTCGGAACGGTCGCCGTCGGCCCACTCGCCCACTCGCCCGTCGACGCCGAGGAAGCCATCGGACTGGTCAAGCCGCCGCCCACACCGGCTCAGCTGCCACCGGACCACCCGTTCTTCGTCGGCCGGGCGGACCTCCTCGCTCGTGCGGAGGCGCTGATCGAGGCGGACCGGCGGCACGGGCGAGCCACGGTGGCGCTGGCCATCGACGGGATGCCGGGCGTCGGCAAGACCACCCTCGCGATCCGTCTGGGCCACCGTCTCGCCGCCGCCTACCCGGACGGGCAGCTCTACGCCGACCTGCGCGGCTTCGCCGCCCAGGGCTGCCCGATGAGCCCCGCCGAGGCGCTGCGGGGACTTCTCAGCTCGCTCGGCGTGCCGCGGGCGGACGCGCCGACCGAACTGCACGCGCTGGCCGGGCTCTACCGCACCATCCTCGCGGGGCGCCGATTCCTGATCGTGCTCGACAACTGCCGGGACTTCGGGCAGGTGCGACACCTGCTGCCTGGCGCCCCCGGCTGCCTGGCGATCGTGACCAGCCGTAACCGGCTCACCGGCCTGATCACCAACGCCGGCGCCCATCCGCTGCCGGTGGACCTGCCGCCGCCCGACGAGACCCGGGAGTACCTGGCCCGACGGTTGGGCGCGGGGCGGACCGCCGCGGAGCCGGCCGCGGTCGATGACATCATCGCGGACAGCGGGCGACTGCCGCTGGCTCTTGCCCTGGTAGCCGCGCGTGCCGCGACACAGCCCGATACACCGCTCGCGGAGATCGCCTTGGAGCTGGCGGGCCGCCTCGACAGCCTCGGCGGAAACGCGGAAACCAGCCTGACGGCGGCCTTCTCGTGGTCGTATCGAGAGCTCAGCCCGCCGGCGGCGCGGCTGTTCCGGCTGCTGTCGCTGCACCCCGACCCCGATCTGACCGTGGAGTCGGCGGCAAGCCTCGCCGATGTCGATCCGGCCACGGGCGCGACGCTCCTGGGGGAGCTGGACACGCACATGCTCACCCAGGTCCGGTCCGGCCGGCATCGGGTGCACCGCCTCCTGCGGGCCTACGCCGCCGGCCTCAGCGAGGAGGAGGACACAGCGCACGAGCGTCGCGCTGCCGTCATGCGGCTGTTCGACCACTTCCGCTCCTCGGCGTACCACGCGCATCTGCGGCTCGATCCGCCGGTTCCCGTGCCCGAGCCGCCGGCGCCCGGACCCGGGGTGACGCCGCTCCGGTTCGACGGGCGCGACGAGGCGATCGCCTTCTTCGAGGCCGAACGACCGGTGCTCGCCGCCGTCGTCGCGCAGGCCGGGGCGCAGGGAGCGCACGAGGTCGCCTGGCACGTCACGCGCTCCATGACGAGCGCCCGTGGCTCTCGCCGGCCGGACGATCGACTGGACGACGACCACGCGCAGCGGATTCGATGTGGCGACCCCCGGCGATCCCGAGGGGCAGGCCCGGGGCGCCGCAGCCCTACGGACGCGTTGTCCATACCGGGCGACCGTGACCGACAGTCCCCACCAGCGCGACCGTTCGATGGGTGA
- a CDS encoding FAD-binding protein: MSIREHRLSTSVLVIGTGGSGLRAAIELAERGVDVLAVGKRPKQDAHTALAAGGINAALGTMDADDSWQQHAADTIKESYLLANPHTVQVVAQGAARGIHDLERYGMHFAREKDGRISQRFFGAHKYRRTAFAGDYTGLEIQRTLVRRAAQLDIPVLDTVYVTRILVRDNAVFGAYGFDLNDGTRYLVHADAVILAAGGHTRIWRRTSSRRDENTGDSFRLAILAGARLRDPELVQFHPSGILEPENAAGTLVSEAARGEGGILRNAAGERFMKRYDPERMELSTRDRVALAAYTEIKAGRGTPNGGVWLDVSHLPRETIMNRLPRVYQMMLELQMLDITTDPIEIAPTAHYSMGGVWVRPEDHGTDVAGLYAIGEAASGLHGANRLGGNSLIELLVYGRIVGAAAAGYAAGLDAQRRSPEAVAEARAEIDGLLAADGRENVRALQRAIRNTMTEHAGVVRDEQGLRAGLAELRAITDRMADIGVHPDIAGYQDLAHAFDLKASAIAARATLEAALERRETRGCHNRSDFPHVDPGLQVNLVWSPTAGIVREEIPPVPTEIAELMEEVSTVGKLVE; the protein is encoded by the coding sequence ATGAGCATTCGTGAACACCGCCTGTCGACCTCGGTGCTCGTGATCGGCACCGGCGGCTCCGGCCTGCGGGCGGCCATCGAGCTCGCCGAGCGGGGCGTCGACGTGCTCGCTGTCGGCAAACGGCCCAAGCAGGACGCCCACACGGCGTTGGCGGCCGGCGGGATCAACGCGGCACTCGGGACGATGGACGCCGACGACAGTTGGCAGCAACATGCCGCGGACACCATCAAGGAGAGCTACCTCCTCGCCAACCCGCACACGGTGCAGGTCGTCGCCCAGGGCGCCGCTCGGGGCATCCACGACCTGGAGCGCTACGGGATGCACTTCGCGCGCGAGAAGGACGGCCGCATCTCCCAGCGGTTCTTCGGGGCGCACAAGTACCGCCGGACCGCGTTCGCGGGCGACTACACCGGCCTGGAGATTCAACGCACCCTCGTCCGCCGCGCCGCGCAGCTGGACATCCCCGTCCTCGACACCGTCTACGTCACGCGGATTCTCGTCCGCGACAACGCCGTGTTCGGCGCGTACGGCTTCGACCTGAACGACGGCACCCGCTATCTCGTGCACGCCGACGCGGTGATCCTCGCCGCGGGCGGACACACCCGGATCTGGCGACGGACGTCCTCGCGTCGGGACGAGAACACCGGGGACTCCTTCCGCCTCGCAATCCTTGCCGGCGCCCGCCTGCGCGACCCCGAACTGGTCCAGTTCCACCCGTCCGGCATCCTCGAGCCCGAGAACGCGGCCGGAACCCTCGTCTCGGAGGCCGCGCGCGGCGAAGGCGGCATCCTCCGCAACGCGGCGGGGGAGCGGTTCATGAAGCGCTACGACCCCGAGCGGATGGAGTTGTCGACCCGCGACCGGGTGGCGCTCGCCGCGTACACCGAGATCAAGGCGGGCCGGGGAACGCCGAACGGCGGCGTCTGGCTCGACGTGTCACACCTGCCGCGCGAAACCATCATGAACCGGCTGCCGCGGGTCTACCAGATGATGCTCGAGCTGCAGATGCTCGACATCACGACCGATCCGATCGAGATCGCGCCCACCGCGCACTATTCGATGGGTGGGGTCTGGGTCCGCCCGGAGGACCACGGCACCGACGTCGCGGGTCTGTACGCGATCGGCGAGGCGGCCAGCGGTCTGCACGGCGCCAACCGCCTGGGCGGCAACTCGCTCATCGAGCTTCTCGTCTACGGCCGCATCGTCGGCGCGGCCGCCGCCGGTTACGCCGCCGGGCTGGACGCGCAGCGGCGCTCGCCGGAGGCGGTCGCCGAGGCTCGCGCCGAGATCGACGGGCTGCTCGCCGCGGACGGCCGCGAGAACGTCCGCGCGCTGCAGCGGGCGATCCGCAACACGATGACCGAGCACGCCGGTGTGGTCCGCGACGAGCAGGGGCTGCGCGCCGGGCTGGCAGAACTGCGCGCCATCACGGACCGCATGGCGGACATCGGCGTCCACCCGGATATCGCGGGTTACCAGGACCTGGCGCACGCCTTCGACCTGAAGGCGTCGGCGATCGCGGCACGGGCCACATTGGAGGCCGCGCTGGAGCGGCGCGAGACCCGCGGCTGCCACAACCGCAGCGACTTTCCGCACGTCGACCCCGGGCTCCAGGTCAACCTCGTCTGGTCGCCGACGGCGGGCATCGTCCGTGAGGAGATTCCGCCGGTCCCGACGGAGATCGCCGAGCTGATGGAAGAGGTGTCGACCGTCGGGAAGCTCGTCGAATAG
- a CDS encoding NAD(P)/FAD-dependent oxidoreductase has product MRRILIVGGGYAGFYTAWRLEKKLRRDEAEVTLVDPRPYMTYQPFLPEVAAGSVEARHVAVSLRGHLRRTTVIAASVTEIDHAHRTATIRPLDGPDRRLEYDTVVVTAGAVTRTFPIPGVAEGAIGLKHVEEAVAIRDRLLTAFERASALPPGPERTRLLTVTVVGGGFTGVEGFGELLSLATALLKRYPELTLADLAFHLVEAQGRILPEVTDDVGRWVVRHLEERGGHIHLDTQLVSAEDGHVVLSTGEEYDTELLIWTAGNGANPVVAKQTDLPIDERGRLRVRADLRVGTADAAIPDAWGAGDNAAVPDLASTIPGALTVPNAQHAVRQGKRLAANLVADLRGRRVKQYAHHSLGVVATLGLGRGVFQYRRLVIKGFLAWVMHRGYHVLAVPTWERKIRVLLVWLSAVVFGRDIVSLQSVQQPRAAFTAGGTPRPAIGGAPPWSTEIAATRLPSPTGLGRPPAARIDRVNGSSQDAR; this is encoded by the coding sequence ATGCGCAGGATCCTGATCGTCGGGGGCGGCTACGCCGGTTTCTACACGGCCTGGCGGCTGGAGAAGAAGCTCCGCCGCGACGAGGCCGAGGTGACGCTCGTCGACCCCCGGCCGTACATGACCTATCAGCCGTTCCTGCCCGAGGTCGCCGCCGGCTCGGTCGAGGCGCGTCACGTCGCCGTCTCGCTGCGCGGCCACCTCCGCCGGACCACCGTCATCGCCGCCAGCGTGACCGAAATCGATCACGCGCACCGGACGGCGACCATCCGGCCGCTGGACGGCCCGGACCGCCGGCTCGAGTACGACACCGTCGTGGTCACGGCGGGCGCGGTGACCCGTACCTTCCCGATCCCCGGGGTCGCGGAAGGGGCGATCGGGCTCAAGCACGTCGAGGAGGCCGTCGCGATCAGGGACCGGCTGCTCACCGCGTTCGAGCGTGCCTCGGCCCTTCCGCCGGGCCCCGAGCGCACCCGGCTGCTGACCGTGACCGTCGTCGGCGGCGGCTTCACCGGCGTCGAAGGCTTCGGGGAGTTGCTCTCGCTCGCGACGGCGCTGCTCAAGCGGTATCCGGAGCTCACCCTCGCGGACCTCGCCTTCCACCTCGTCGAGGCGCAGGGCCGCATCCTCCCCGAGGTCACCGACGACGTGGGGCGGTGGGTGGTCCGCCACCTCGAGGAGCGTGGCGGCCACATCCACCTCGACACGCAGCTCGTCTCGGCCGAGGACGGGCACGTCGTGCTCTCGACCGGTGAGGAGTACGACACCGAGCTGCTGATCTGGACCGCGGGCAACGGCGCCAACCCCGTCGTCGCCAAGCAGACCGATCTTCCGATCGACGAGCGGGGCCGCCTGCGGGTGCGCGCCGATCTGCGCGTCGGCACGGCGGACGCCGCGATCCCCGACGCCTGGGGCGCGGGCGACAACGCCGCGGTCCCGGACCTCGCCTCCACGATTCCGGGCGCGCTGACGGTGCCGAACGCCCAACACGCCGTCCGGCAGGGCAAGCGGCTCGCCGCGAACCTGGTCGCCGACCTCCGTGGGCGGCGGGTCAAGCAGTACGCGCACCACAGCCTCGGCGTGGTCGCGACCCTCGGTCTCGGCCGCGGGGTGTTCCAGTACCGCCGCCTGGTCATCAAGGGGTTCCTGGCCTGGGTGATGCACCGCGGATACCACGTGCTCGCGGTGCCGACCTGGGAGCGCAAGATCCGTGTCCTTCTGGTATGGCTCAGCGCCGTGGTGTTCGGTCGCGACATCGTCTCGCTGCAGTCGGTGCAGCAGCCCCGGGCCGCGTTCACCGCCGGCGGCACCCCGCGCCCGGCCATCGGCGGCGCTCCACCCTGGTCGACGGAGATCGCGGCCACCCGGCTGCCCTCGCCCACGGGGCTCGGTCGGCCGCCGGCTGCCCGGATCGACAGGGTGAACGGCTCGTCGCAGGATGCTCGGTAA
- a CDS encoding SigB/SigF/SigG family RNA polymerase sigma factor: protein MDTLTSPDSTATHLLTTLAGLPADHPSRAAMRDRAIEAWLPLANHLARRYSGRGEPTDDLAQTAAVGLIKAIDKFDPTRGVDFAGYAIPTIIGELKRHFRDRTWDIRVPRRLQELRLAISDANSSLLQTLGRSPTVADIAAHLKLTEEEVLEGLEGARAYNAVSLSTPTGDGDRATELGDMLGGEDSEFELAELRVALGPALATLDEREQKILTLRFYGNLTQSQIAEQIGVSQMHVSRLLARALTKLRGQLDGTY from the coding sequence ATGGACACCCTCACCTCGCCGGACTCGACGGCCACCCACCTGCTCACCACGCTGGCCGGGCTGCCGGCCGATCACCCGTCGCGCGCCGCGATGCGCGACCGGGCGATCGAGGCGTGGCTGCCGCTGGCCAACCACCTCGCCCGCCGTTACAGCGGCCGGGGTGAGCCGACCGACGACCTGGCCCAGACCGCCGCCGTCGGTCTGATCAAGGCCATCGACAAGTTCGACCCGACCCGCGGCGTCGACTTCGCCGGCTACGCCATCCCCACCATCATCGGCGAGCTCAAGCGACACTTCCGCGACCGCACCTGGGACATCCGGGTGCCCCGCCGGCTGCAGGAACTGCGGCTGGCCATCTCCGACGCGAACAGCTCACTGCTGCAGACCCTGGGCCGCTCGCCCACGGTCGCCGACATCGCCGCGCACCTCAAGCTCACCGAGGAAGAGGTCCTGGAAGGCCTGGAAGGCGCCCGCGCGTACAACGCGGTCTCGCTGTCCACCCCGACCGGCGACGGCGACCGCGCCACCGAACTCGGCGACATGCTCGGCGGCGAGGACAGCGAGTTCGAGCTGGCCGAGCTGCGGGTCGCCCTCGGCCCCGCGCTGGCCACCCTCGACGAGCGCGAGCAGAAGATCCTCACCCTGCGGTTCTACGGCAACCTGACCCAGTCGCAGATCGCCGAGCAGATCGGTGTCTCGCAGATGCACGTCTCCCGGCTGCTGGCCCGGGCGCTGACGAAGCTGCGGGGGCAGCTCGACGGCACGTACTGA
- a CDS encoding VOC family protein encodes MDITIHTSVLPHVDPDASVAFYRDILGFEVRSDVGQGKMRWITVGPVGQPDTSILLAPPAVDPGITEDERRTIAEMMAKGTYGWILLATRDLDGAFEKVQSGDAEVVQEPTEQPYGVRDCAFRDPAGNLVRIQELR; translated from the coding sequence ATGGACATCACCATTCACACGAGCGTCCTCCCGCACGTCGACCCGGACGCTTCCGTGGCCTTCTACCGCGACATCCTCGGCTTCGAGGTCCGCAGCGACGTCGGACAGGGCAAGATGCGCTGGATCACGGTCGGCCCCGTCGGCCAGCCCGACACGTCCATCCTCCTGGCACCGCCGGCCGTCGACCCGGGGATCACCGAGGACGAACGCCGCACCATCGCCGAGATGATGGCCAAGGGCACCTACGGCTGGATCCTGCTCGCCACCCGGGACCTCGACGGCGCCTTCGAGAAGGTGCAGAGCGGCGACGCCGAGGTGGTCCAGGAACCGACCGAGCAGCCGTACGGCGTGCGCGACTGCGCCTTCCGCGATCCCGCCGGCAATCTCGTCCGCATCCAGGAGCTCCGCTGA
- a CDS encoding helix-turn-helix transcriptional regulator: MCHPSWGRALAAAQRLNDLARLRRVRDRMDREYAQPLDGEALARGANMSAGHLSRQFRLAYGESPYAYLMTRRIERAMALLRRGDLSVTEVCFAVGCSSLGTFCTRFTELVGMPPSAYRRRAPGAAAGMPPCVVKQVTRPVRIREAVVAEPQLA, from the coding sequence ATGTGTCACCCCTCATGGGGGCGCGCCCTCGCCGCGGCCCAGCGCCTGAACGACCTCGCGCGACTGCGCCGGGTTCGTGACCGGATGGACCGGGAGTACGCGCAGCCGCTGGACGGGGAGGCGCTCGCCCGTGGCGCGAACATGTCGGCGGGGCATCTCAGTCGCCAGTTCCGGTTGGCGTACGGCGAGTCTCCGTACGCCTACCTGATGACGCGGCGGATCGAGCGTGCGATGGCGCTGCTGCGTCGTGGCGACCTCAGCGTCACGGAGGTCTGTTTCGCGGTCGGCTGTTCGTCGCTGGGCACCTTCTGCACCCGCTTCACGGAGCTGGTCGGGATGCCGCCCAGCGCCTACCGGCGCCGCGCACCGGGCGCTGCGGCGGGGATGCCGCCGTGTGTCGTGAAACAGGTGACCAGACCGGTCAGGATTCGAGAAGCAGTCGTCGCCGAGCCGCAATTAGCGTGA
- a CDS encoding glyoxalase gives MASIEFVTLDVADPTAADRFYAAAFGLDTQIRLRASEAPTTGFRGFTMAFTVSQPATVNGLIDAALDAGATTLKPAAKSLWGYGGVVQAPDGTIWKVATSAKKDTGPATRRIDEIVLLLGVADVAASKRFYVERGLAVAKSFGRMYVEFAAGSSPVKLALYRRRALAKDLGVAPDGTGSHRLMIGGAAGPCTDPDGFAWEAASLAPTR, from the coding sequence ATGGCATCCATCGAATTCGTCACCCTCGACGTGGCCGACCCCACGGCCGCCGACCGTTTCTACGCCGCCGCGTTCGGATTGGACACGCAGATCCGCCTGCGGGCCTCGGAGGCGCCGACGACCGGCTTCCGTGGTTTCACGATGGCGTTCACGGTGTCCCAGCCGGCCACCGTCAATGGTCTCATCGACGCTGCCCTGGACGCTGGTGCCACGACGCTGAAGCCTGCCGCGAAATCGCTGTGGGGCTACGGCGGTGTCGTACAGGCTCCGGACGGGACGATCTGGAAGGTCGCGACCTCGGCGAAGAAGGACACCGGCCCGGCCACGCGGCGGATCGACGAGATCGTGCTCCTGTTGGGAGTCGCGGACGTGGCCGCGAGCAAGCGGTTCTACGTCGAGCGCGGCCTCGCCGTGGCGAAGAGCTTCGGCCGCATGTACGTCGAGTTCGCTGCCGGGTCGAGTCCGGTCAAGCTGGCGCTGTACCGGCGTCGCGCCCTCGCCAAGGACCTCGGCGTCGCTCCCGACGGCACCGGGTCGCACCGGCTGATGATCGGCGGCGCCGCCGGGCCCTGCACCGACCCGGACGGGTTCGCGTGGGAGGCCGCCTCGCTGGCACCCACGCGCTGA